The sequence below is a genomic window from Bradyrhizobium septentrionale.
AAGAATGGGGAGACCCAGACTGACAGGACCGTTTGAGCAGAGAAATGACGATCCTGTATCCGATGTTCGCGGGACACGCAGCGCGCAACGCACGCCGAACGATCGGATGTCCGCGGGCGCCGCCGGCGTTCGTGTCTGCGTTGCAATTGCAATGCCAACCCTCTGTACATCCAACGCCCTGGCGAATTTCGTCACCTTGATCCACTGACGGCATCGCTCCAGGTCAAATGCATTAACGAGCACGTGCGCGTGGTCATTCTCATCGTTCCGCAAGATGCGGCGAGCGAATCTCGAGTTGAAGCGCTTGAAGCGGTTGAGGCAAGCCGACATCGTTGTGTGGGCGGTTTTGCCGCTGCTGCCAATCGGGATTGCGGCAGGCCAGCCCTGTCGCCTCAAACGTAAGCTCGGTGATCACCTGTGCCTCGCTCGGACCCCGTCGCGATTGGGCGCTATCTTTGACGAAAACGCGGGATGGGCAGCGGCACGTGCGCGGCGCTTAACCTTTCGGCGAGGAAGTTCTTTGGTTCGCGGTCGAACGATGCAATTAGCCGACTCCCCTGGGCAGAGCGCTCTATTCACTGGGCCGATCGCCATACGCGCTCCTCGATAGACGGTACGCAGATCACGAAGATCGCGGTTCATTCCGCGAAATGACCGTGCAAGGTCTGAACAGACCGAGCGAGTATCTTCCGTCTAATCGCAGGAGCGGACTGCGGAAAGCTGAAGCTGAAGCGTTGAACGTGATGCGACGTTTGTCATGTCCGGAACAGGAGAGAACGACATTGTCGTAACCGCGGCAATGAGTGTCAGTGGCGCCGGAGGCGGGCAAGGGATCGTTGCGGAAACGAGCGTTACGCATTGGCGTGGAAGTTGCTTGAACATGTTGGATGGTTGAGCAAATGATGCGTGAGCAGAAACGGTCACGATTTGGGAGAAGGCGTTGAAACTGATCAAGGAGGCCGGTCAGACGCGGAGGTATCTGCTCGCGGATTTTCCGATAACAAGCACGACTAACAAGCACGATGATGTCCGCTCGCTTCGGCTGCTTTCGCGAGCACGAGTGGGAGTCAGCTGCTTCAATTGATCGATCCGGCGTTCAACTGAAGAATAGATTGTGCGGCAAGTACTCCGGCGTTGCCGCTTTTCAGATGAACCCGTTGATTGCAGGATAGGCGCATGAATGCAGAAACCGAATTCGAGCTTCCTCAACTTTACAGGCATCATGCCTTTGCCTGCCATACGCAGCGTCCGCCGAATCATCCGCACGGCAGCTGCGGCGCCTCGGGCGCGCAAGCCCTGTGGGATAGGATGGGCAAGGCGATCGAATCGCAAGGTCTGAACGATGTCGGCTTCACGGTGGCGGGCTGCCTCGGCTTTTGTAACTCCGGCCCTTTGATGGTCGTCTATCCCGACGGAGTCTGGTACCGCGCGACCACGCCCGAGGACGTGGACGAAATCGTAAATTCTCATCTCGTACAAGGCAAACGCGTGGACCGTCTTGTGATGGTGCTCAAGCGAAGCTAGTGTCCTGAGTCACAAGTTCGCAATCGTAGATTCGCAGTAGATTCGCGTCGCCGTGCCAAGGATGGAGGCTGCAGCAGCGACGGAGGATCTGATGGCGGTCCAGCAACTTGCGCCCTGACATTGAGCGATGAAGAGCGTGCCGAACTGAAGTCGCTCACGATGCGGCGGAAGACAGCGCAGGCGCTGGCTCTGAGAGCCCGGATCGTGCTGACCTGCGCGGAGGGCGGTCAGAACAAGGAAGTCGCGGCCAAGCTGGGCCTGGACCGATCGACGGTAGGCAAGTGGCGGCGGCGTTTTGTGGAGCGGCGCGTGGACGGGCTGCATGACGAGCCGCGCTCCGGGGCGCCACGTACGGTTGACGATGCCCGCATCGAAGCCGTGATCGTGAGGACGTTGGAGAGTTGCCCTGAGAACGCCACCCATTGGAGTTCTCGCGACATGACGAAGGCCAGCGGCCTATCAGTGTCGACGGTGCAACGCATCTGGCGGGCCTTCGGGCTCCAGCCGCACCGAATGGAGACGTTCAAGCTCTCGACCGATCCAAACTTCGTGCCCAAAGTGCGCGACGTTGTGGGCCTCTACGTCTCGCCACCGGAGCACGCCATCGTTCTATGTGTGGATGAGAAGTCCCAAATCCAGGCGCTGGACCGCAGTCAGCCGATGCTGCCGATGCGTCCCGGCCAGCCGGCCCGAAGAAGCCATGACTACACGAGGCATGGCACCACATCGCTGTTCGCCGCCCTCGATATTGCTAGCGGACGGGTCATTGGCAAGTGCATGGACGCCACCGCACCGCCGAGTTCCGCAAGTTCCTCGACGAGATCGAAGCTGCCGTGCCGCGTGAACTGGACGTCCATCTCGTCATGGACAATTACGCCGCGCACAAGACCCCCTTGATCCGAAAATGGCTGGCTAAACGGCCGCGTTGGCACGTGCACCTGACCCCGACCAGTTCGTCATGGCTCAACCAGGTCGAGCGCTTCTTCGCGCTCCTCACCGATAAGAAGATCAGGCGCGGCATCTATCGCAGCATCGCCGCTCTCAGGGCTGACATCACTTCGTTCATCGACCGACACAACGCCGATCCAAAACCGTTCCGATGGACTAAGTCCGCCGATGACATCCTTGCTTCCATCGAACGCTTCTGCCGGTACAATGCCCCGGCAAAACACGACCCGATGTCGAGAGCTGGCGCCGGTTGTTTGGACAGCGCCCCGCGGGATTTAAGTGGATTCCTGCCGGGTTATGCTGAACGCGGGGCCTTACGATTTTGTCGTTGCGTCGGGAGGGCGTAGCCCGACCAGAGCGACGACAAAATCGTCGGCGACGGTCATGCGGCCATCACCATAGCTTGCGTGCCGAAGTAAGCCTCGTCGGGCGTGCGCCCGTCAAGGCTCGAGTGAGGGCGTCCCTGATTGTAGAAGGCCAGATACTTGGCAATTGACGCTCGCGCCTCGGACACGCTGTCGTAGGCGCGGAGATAAACTTCTTCGTATTTGACCGTGCGCCAGAGCCGCTCGACAAACACGTTGTCGCGCCAGGCGCCCTTGCCGTCCATGCTGATGGCGATCTTCGCGTCCAGCAGCACATCGGTGAACTCGAGGCTGGTGAACTGGCTGCCCTGGTCCGTGTTGAAAATCTCGGGCCTGCCGTGCTTCGCCAACGCCTCCTGGACCGCTTCGACGCAGAAGGCCGCCTCCATTGTGATCGAGACGCGATGGGCCAGGACCCGTCGGCTGAACACATCGACGACCGCCGCGAGATAGACGAAGCCACGCCGCATCGGAATGTAGGTGATGTCCATTGCCCACGCCTGGTCGGGCCGCTCGATCTTCAATCCGCGCAACAGGTACGGGTAGATCTTGTGACCCGGTGCCGGCTTACTCGTGTTCGGGCGACGATAGACCGCCTCGATCCCCATGCGCTTCATCAGCGTCGCGATGTGGCGGCGACCGGCGTATACGCCCTCCCGCCGCAGCAACGATCGCTGCATACGCGCTCCCGCGAAGGGATAATCGAGATGCAGCTCATCGAGCCGACGCATCAAGGCAAGGTCCTCGGCCGAAACTGGCCGAGGTTCATAGTAGACCGTGCTGCGAGCCAGCTTCAGGACCTTCGCCTGGCGCACGATAGAAAGATCATGACCGCGGTCGATCATCGCTTTGCGCTCAGCAGGCCCGCCTTGGTGAGCGCGCCGGACAAAAAATCGTTTTCCAACGCCAGCTCGCCGATCTTGGCATGTAACGCCTTCAAATCGACCGGCGTCTCGGCCGACGCCTTGTCATGCCCAAACACGCCGGCGGCGCCTTCCAGGAGCTGGTTTTTCCAGATCGTGATCTGGTTCGGATGAACATCAAACAGTTGCGCCAGCTCCGCCAGCGTCTTGTCGCCTTTGACCGCAGCCAAAGCAACCTTCGCCTTGAATGCCGGAGAATGCATCCGGCGGCTCTTCTTCGTCATCTTCGCTCCTGATTCGCGGCAAGAATCCTCGCCGCTGTCAGGCAGAAAATCCACTCAAGCTACTGTCCGAATTTGCGGAGCCAGCTCTGTCGCGAACTTCTGGTTCAGGACACTAGCTGGCTTCGCTTAGCGCCGCTTGGTCCGGGCTATCGAGAATGCACGGCTTATCTGTTCAAAGACTGGGGTCGTTGAGCTGTTCGATCGTTCTTAAGGTGACTGGGTGCCCTCACGCCTCCAGGAGGTGCGCAACAGGAGGCCATTGACCTTGTCGCTGTGGCCTTGGATTCAAAAATGTTCGGTGAGAGACGGACCGGTCAGAGTGCGCTTGATCGAGTCCGATGAGGCCCGAGCGTCACCCCTTTTGTAGCGCGGTCTGCCTCCCAGAGCGACAACCGATTTGAATTGCCGCCTTTGATAAGCGGCTGGCACTCTGCAGCGTGCGTAAGCGGCAAGCTGAGGCCGTTCACGCGGCGTGGTTCCATGGCATAAGCGCCTCGATCTGGCTGCTCGGCCAGCCGTTGGCGATGCGCTGAAGCGTGAGGGTGAGCCAGGCGAACGGATCGACGTTGTTCATCTTCGCTGTCTGCAGCAGTGTCGCGATGGTCGCCCAGGTTCGTCCGCCGCCGTCGCTGCCAGCGAAGAGGCTATTCTTTCTCGTAATTGTTTGTGGCCTGATGGCGCGTTCGACGATGTTGGAGTCGAGCTCAATGCGGCCGTCGGTCAGGAAGCGCTCGAAGATGGCACGGCGCGAGACGGCATAGCGGATTGCCTCGGCCAGTTTTGATTTGCCGGAGATCCGCCGCAAGGTCTGCTGCCAGAGATCAAAGAGATCTGCGACGACCGCCGCGGAGGCTTGCTGACGCGCGGCAACGCGTGCGTGGGGACTTTGACCGCGCACGGTCTTCTCGACCTGCCAGAGCTTTGCCATCCGCTCGACCGTCATCGTTGCCACTTTCGAGCTTCCTGCAACATGCAGCTCGTAGAACTTGCGTCTGCTGTGTGACCAGCTTGCGTCAGGATAAGTCCTGGAAAGGAGGAAGAATGTGACCTGAAACCTTTCAACGTGACCCAGAGGGTTCGACGCCCTCGCGGCAAAGGCGGAGCCCGCCAGCCGGAAGCGAGTCTTGCATGGGTGACGGCAACGTCATTCGTGAAGCGTAGACAGCGGGTACTGAAGCCCTGTGGCAGCCTCGAAATCATGGTCGTGCTGAAGCCTTCGCCGTGTTGGATCCGGGGGCAGCACTGGGAAAGCCGCTATGGTCAGGCTTACCGGTTCGGCCGGGGTCTCAGAGCAGGGCAAAGGTACGGGATGGGCCACCAGGAAACCTGAGAGGTCCCGTTTGTGTCCACATGAATCGGCCGGACAGGAGCACCGGCCTGAACAATGCTCCGGGCCCGATGACCGACTTGGCGAACATCGGGAGCGCAGACGCGAACACGAAACACCAAGGCATGTGGAATCCCGAGGCGAAGACATAAGCTGACGGACATGCGCGGCGGGAAGTCGTAGCGGCTTCGTAGTACCGAGGAAGGCGGGGAACTGGGCTCACCGGGACCCGCTGGAGGGAAGGGAGCCGTCACGCGTTAAGACCCATTGACGAGAAACACGGGAGGGAACCCTGAGTCCCGCAAACCTGTCCACGAAACGACAATGGATAGCCGATCTGGCGAGGCAACATCCCGAGCGGGTGCTGACCGCGCTGCATCACCTGATCGACCGTGAATGGATGCTCGAGGCTTATCGTCTGACGCGCAAGGATGGCGCGCCCGGCGTCGACGGCATGATGGCGACGGACTATGAGGCGAACTTGGAGGTCAATCTTGATGATCTCCTGGCGCGCATCAAATCCGGCCGTTACATCGCGCCGCCGGTGCGACGGCACTACATCCCCAAGGCGGATGGCACGGAACGGCCGCTGGGCATCCCGACACTGGAAGACAAGGTGGCGCAGCGGGCGATTCTCCTGCTGCTAGAGCCGATCTACGAGACGGACTTCTTGCCGTGCTCGTACGGGTTCCGATCGGGACGATCGGCCCATGACGCCCTGCACGCTCTACGTACCGGGTTCATGGAACAAGGGCTGCGCTGGGTGGTGGACGTCGATATCTCGAAATACTTCGACACCATCGACCACGCACACTTGCGCCGATTCCTCGACCAGCGAGTCACGGACGGTGTCGTCCGGAGGATGATTGATAAATGGCTGAAGGCGGGGGTGCTCGAAAAGGGCATCCTGCGCCGCACGACTGTTGGAACGCCCCAAGGCGGCGTGATCTCGCCACTGCTTGCAAACATCTACCTGCATTATGTGCTGGACGAATGGTTCGAGCAGGTGGCGCGACCGCGGCTCAAGGGGCGGTGCCAACTGGTTCGATACGCTGATGATGCGGTGATTGCCTTTGAGGACCACCTGTCCGGCAAGCGATTGCTGAACGTGTTGGCCAAGCGGCTTGATCGGTATGGGCTTCAACTCCATCCGACCAAGACTCGCTTCGTAGACTTCCGGTTCAAACGCCCAGGCGGGCGTCATCCTGCGACGGCGGGGACCACGTTCAACTTCCTTGGCTTCACCCACGTGTGGGGTCTGTCGAGGCAAGGCAAGAATGTCGTCCGTCAGATAACGGCAAAAGACCGTTACGCACGCGCGCTGGCTTCTGTGATGGAATGGTGTCGGCAAAACCTGCACTGTTCGTTCAGGGAGCAGCACGCCCATCTGTCACGGGTAATCCGGGGGCACTGCGCCTACTACGGCATCTCCGGAAACGGCCGACGCATCAGATGGTACCACCACCAAGTCACGCGGATATGGAGGAAATGGCTCGCACGGCGTGGCCGCCACAGCAATCTGCCGTGGACGCGCTTCCGGGCCATGCTCGCGCGATACCCACTGCCAACAGCCAAGATCGTCCACCAATATGCTGCCGTCTCGTGAGCGAAGCTTGCGCGTGAAGAACCGGATGCGGGTAATCCGCTCGTCCGGGTCTGTGAGGGGCGGGGATGGCAACACCCCCGCCTACTCGGCAGCCAGCCAATGTGATGCCATCATTGCCGCGATCGGCGCGCGCCAACTTGTTATAGGCGGCATAGCCATCCACTTGCAGGATGCCCCGATAACCATTGAGATGGCGGACCGCGCATTCGCCGGAGCGGCTGTCTTCGAAGCGATAAGCCACCATCGGGGGACCGCTGCGGCCAAAGGTGCGGTCATCTCTGGCATAGGCCCATAAGTAGGCCGTTTTCGTCGATCCGGAGCCGGGAGCGAGCGTCGGCAGGGTGGTTTCGTCGGCAAAGACCCGTTCGGCCTTCTTGACCTCGCTGAAGATGTAGTCGGCCATGATCTCGAGCTCGAAGCCGAGCTTGCCCATCCATTGCGCCATCAGCTGGCGGTCGAGCTCGACATGATCGCGCGCGTAGATCGCCTCCTGCCGGTAGAGCGGCATGCCATCGGCGTATTTGGCGACCGCGATCTGGGCCAGAAGCGCTTCCGTCGGAATGCCTCCTTCAATGATATGGGCCGGAGCCGGCGCCTGGATTACGCCGTCCGCGTTCTTGAAGGCATACTTGGGACGGCGCGTGACGATCACACGGAACTTCGCTGGCACCACATCCAGACGCTCCGACACGTCCTCGCCGATCACCACCTTCTGCTTGCCGGTGCTCAGCAAGGTCTTCCGGCTCAATGACGGTTTCGATCCGTTCCAGATGGGGCGCAAAGCCCTTGCGCCGACGCGGTGCACGCTTGCCATCCGCTTGCTCACGGCCCTTGCTGACCTGGGCCTTGATTGCAGCGATGCCGGTCTCAATTTCCTCGAAGACAAAGGCCTGCTGTTCATCGTCGCCGTTCGCAGAGCCGAGCTTTTCCGATCGTCGGCCGAACCGGGCGCGGTCGAAGGCCTTCAGGATCTGCGTCAGCCGCTCGATACGCGCATCGGCATCGGCGTTGCGCACCCTGAGATCGGCGACTTCGCTCTCCAGAGCATCGGCGCGGGCCGCCCTCTCGGCCAGGGCAAGCACCATGGCTCTCAGCGTCTCTACGTCATTCGGGAGGTTGAGATCGGGCGGCGTCATTGGCCCGACCAGAGCACATTTTGCCCCGGTTCTCTTGCCTTTTCAGCTCACTGATTCACTTCGCCGCAGCGCTTTTACCCAACAATCTCCGGCGGCTGGACCGCCACGGTCCGGACCCGCTTCCAGTCCATTCCATCCACCAGTGCCATCAACTGCGCAGGATTCATCTGCACCCGATGATGCCCGATCCGCGGCCAGCAGAACTTCGCCTTTTCGAGACGTTTTAAATAGAGGCACACGCCGGAGCCATCCCACCATACGATCTTTATTCTGTCGGCTCTTTTGGCCCGGAAGACATAAAGCGCACCGTCGAACGGATCTGAGCCCGCATCGCGCACAAGCGCAACCAGGCCATCGATACCCTTGCGGAAGTCGACTGGATGGCTGGCGAGGAACACCTTCACGCCCGAGGGAATCATGCCGAACGCACCGCCCGGATCACTCGCTGCAAGTGCGCCTCGTCGACGTCCACGCCGGCACGCACGACGACCTCGCCAATGGCAATCTCAATCACTGTGCCTGCCACAGACGCCACCACGCCCTCGCAACTCGAGTGCCGCGAGCGATAATGCCGCTCGGCCCGAGCATCACGGCGCCAAGCGAACAGCTGCGACGGGTGAATGCCGATCCGGCGGGCGATCGCCGAGACGCTCGCGCCAGGCTCCAGCGCCTCTGTCACAATTTGCGCCTTGAACTCGTCCGACCAGCGTCGGCGAAGCTGCCGCGGCGCTCCCTCAAGACGGTCGGCGACCGCTTCGATCATATGGAAGGTTCTAGTTCCAGAACTAGGCGCAGACATAGAAGCTCACATCGGCTCACAAACTCAGCAGCCGATAGCCGATCGCTTACCACTCCGCCAGACGGGGTTTCTTTGCCGCTTACCAGCGTGCAAGGAGGCAGGGAGCTGAATCTAGTCGATCACTATTAGTGATGCAGGCGTTCCGCCACTTCATGCCATCAATTCGTAGCTCACAGAGCGAGCATTGTTGCGCGTGCAGTCCGGCGCTGGCGAGACGGTGCACCTTAAACTCGCCGTCTCGCTCGCATCTGAACAAGCCGATCTCTTCCCTGGAGCTTGTGCTATCGTCAGAACTTGTACGTGATTCCGCCGCTGACGAGCCATGGGTCGATATTGGCGCGGCCAGTGACGGCTATCGCATTGTTTACGGTCGCCGAGTAATCCGGCCGCAGCCACAACTTCTTCACGTCGAAGTTGAGGCCCCAGTGACGGTCAAGCATGTAATCGAAGCCGAATTGGACCGCGGCGCCAAACTGGTTGCTGATGCGCAAATCCGCCACCGCAAGCCCCGCGAGCGGCGTATTGGCTGCTGATTGGTTGAAGAATGCGGTGTAGTTGATGCCCGCGCCGATATAGGGCTTGAGCGGCCCGAAATCGGTGAAGTGATATTGCAGCGTCAGTGTCGGAGGCAATAGCCAGGCCTTTCCAACATCGAGCCCGTTGAGCGTGCCGCTACCGCTGATGTGATGGCTGGCCACGCCGAGAATGAGTTCGGCGGCAATGTTTGTTGTGAAGAAATAGGTGATGTCGAGCTCCGGTATCACTCGATCGCTGATCGACAGGCCGGAACTTGGTGACGACAGCGGCGGGGCTCCCGCGACGTTGACCGAGCTGGCTGCGCTGTCCGGCAAGACGCTGAGCACGCGCAGGCGGATCATCCACGGATTGAAGGGGGCGATCGGGGGCGATTTGTAATAGACCGGTGCCGGCGCCAGATCTGCAGCCTGTACCGAGATGCTGACGGAACTGAACGAGGCCGCGAGCGTGAGCAGCGATGCCGTCGTCAGAAGGGTTCTTGCTTTCATCAAGTTCTCCATTCCAAGTCCGCGCGAAGAGTCGCGCGAGAACCTCTGTCACACATTGCGGATGGAGAAGGATTTGATGCCGATCAAAATGGCTACGGCCGTAGCGCAATTAAGCAGCCAAGTTGCATAAGCACCACGGCCGGGAAGCGTCGTGGCGCCTGTTCATCGATATTCGACTCAATATTCTGTCTGAGCCGAACTCTACTAGGAACTGGTTATCATCTTATCGATCTGATCCAAGCCAGATGAGTCATGGGGCGATGGAGGCGGTCTAGCTGCAGCGGCCTCTTACACACCGTGAGCGCGAAAGGGTTGTGTTCACACGGAGCGCAACATGGGCTCCGCTGTGTTACAGACGAGCCACTCACACTTGCTTGTCGGCGAAAAGCGTGTCGGCGGTCCCTGAAGGATTCGGAAGGCGACAACGTCGCTCTTCGCGTCAGTTTCCGCACGATAGCATTCATCATCTCATTACATCTGGAGACAGCCTGGGGCTTTTCCTTCGTGCGACATCTCTCGAGATCATCTTGCGTCTTCTGGCCAAGCATCGACAATACGGGCTCGTCATCGAATCCGGCGTATCTTGCACCGTCGGCGTTGATCAGCGGGCGTCGGATCAGGAGCGGATCGCGCAGCATCAACGCGAGCGCGCTCGCCGCGTCGATTTCGTCGGGATTGATATCGCCCGACTTGATACGAGGCGCGGCTCGGTTGAACCAGGATGCGATCGGCTTATTGCCGAAGAAGAGGCGTAAATCCTCGGCAGTCCATCGCTCCTTCAAGATGTTCTTGGCTATCACGTCATGGC
It includes:
- a CDS encoding (2Fe-2S) ferredoxin domain-containing protein, with protein sequence MNAETEFELPQLYRHHAFACHTQRPPNHPHGSCGASGAQALWDRMGKAIESQGLNDVGFTVAGCLGFCNSGPLMVVYPDGVWYRATTPEDVDEIVNSHLVQGKRVDRLVMVLKRS
- a CDS encoding IS3-like element ISRj2 family transposase (programmed frameshift), translated to MTKKSRRMHSPAFKAKVALAAVKGDKTLAELAQLFDVHPNQITIWKNQLLEGAAGVFGHDKASAETPVDLKALHAKIGELALENGFFVRRAHQGGPAERKAMIDRGHDLSIVRQAKVLKLARSTVYYEPRPVSAEDLALMRRLDELHLDYPFAGARMQRSLLRREGVYAGRRHIATLMKRMGIEAVYRRPNTSKPAPGHKIYPYLLRGLKIERPDQAWAMDITYIPMRRGFVYLAAVVDVFSRRVLAHRVSITMEAAFCVEAVQEALAKHGRPEIFNTDQGSQFTSLEFTDVLLDAKIAISMDGKGAWRDNVFVERLWRTVKYEEVYLRAYDSVSEARASIAKYLAFYNQGRPHSSLDGRTPDEAYFGTQAMVMAA
- the ltrA gene encoding group II intron reverse transcriptase/maturase, whose protein sequence is MLTALHHLIDREWMLEAYRLTRKDGAPGVDGMMATDYEANLEVNLDDLLARIKSGRYIAPPVRRHYIPKADGTERPLGIPTLEDKVAQRAILLLLEPIYETDFLPCSYGFRSGRSAHDALHALRTGFMEQGLRWVVDVDISKYFDTIDHAHLRRFLDQRVTDGVVRRMIDKWLKAGVLEKGILRRTTVGTPQGGVISPLLANIYLHYVLDEWFEQVARPRLKGRCQLVRYADDAVIAFEDHLSGKRLLNVLAKRLDRYGLQLHPTKTRFVDFRFKRPGGRHPATAGTTFNFLGFTHVWGLSRQGKNVVRQITAKDRYARALASVMEWCRQNLHCSFREQHAHLSRVIRGHCAYYGISGNGRRIRWYHHQVTRIWRKWLARRGRHSNLPWTRFRAMLARYPLPTAKIVHQYAAVS
- the tnpB gene encoding IS66 family insertion sequence element accessory protein TnpB (TnpB, as the term is used for proteins encoded by IS66 family insertion elements, is considered an accessory protein, since TnpC, encoded by a neighboring gene, is a DDE family transposase.) gives rise to the protein MIPSGVKVFLASHPVDFRKGIDGLVALVRDAGSDPFDGALYVFRAKRADRIKIVWWDGSGVCLYLKRLEKAKFCWPRIGHHRVQMNPAQLMALVDGMDWKRVRTVAVQPPEIVG
- a CDS encoding transposase, producing the protein MIEAVADRLEGAPRQLRRRWSDEFKAQIVTEALEPGASVSAIARRIGIHPSQLFAWRRDARAERHYRSRHSSCEGVVASVAGTVIEIAIGEVVVRAGVDVDEAHLQRVIRAVRSA
- a CDS encoding OmpW/AlkL family protein — protein: MKARTLLTTASLLTLAASFSSVSISVQAADLAPAPVYYKSPPIAPFNPWMIRLRVLSVLPDSAASSVNVAGAPPLSSPSSGLSISDRVIPELDITYFFTTNIAAELILGVASHHISGSGTLNGLDVGKAWLLPPTLTLQYHFTDFGPLKPYIGAGINYTAFFNQSAANTPLAGLAVADLRISNQFGAAVQFGFDYMLDRHWGLNFDVKKLWLRPDYSATVNNAIAVTGRANIDPWLVSGGITYKF
- a CDS encoding ArsC/Spx/MgsR family protein, which encodes MSGSWSFANARGGQVGRRHEPRQVVKPLTLGMVLKKGRMHSGTRRSPARSFSAPYLHKEQATATIIFYQKPGCDTNAYQMQALKAAGHDVIAKNILKERWTAEDLRLFFGNKPIASWFNRAAPRIKSGDINPDEIDAASALALMLRDPLLIRRPLINADGARYAGFDDEPVLSMLGQKTQDDLERCRTKEKPQAVSRCNEMMNAIVRKLTRRATLSPSESFRDRRHAFRRQASVSGSSVTQRSPCCAPCEHNPFALTVCKRPLQLDRLHRPMTHLAWIRSIR